TTGATCGGCGTTGTCGTGACGAAGTGTCAGCCTCGCTTCGGCTCTAGATGTAAATAGACGATATGGTTCATCGACACCGTGCCTGATCAGATCATCCGCCAAAACACCGATATACGCCTCATCTCGCTGTAAGATAAATGGCTTACGAGCCTGAGTGGCAAATGCAGCGTTTATTCCCGCCAATAGGCCTTGACACGCCGCTTCCTCATATCCGGTCGTTCCATTGATCTGCCCCGCGAGAAAAAGCCCGTCCATTCGCGTCGATTCCATTGTCGGCCGCAATTCCCTCGGATCGACAAAGTCATATTCGATCGCATACCCCGGACGGATGATGTCAACATTTTGAAACCCCTCGATCATTCTCAGTAACTCTAGTTGGAGTTCTGAGGGCAATGATGTCGAAAATCCGTTGAGATAGACCTCGTTCGTATTGTAGCCTTCGGGTTCCAGAAAAAGTTGGTGGCGATCCTTTTCACCAAATTTTACAACCTTATCCTCGATCGATGGACAGTATCTAGGTCCGATTCCCTGTATTTGTCCTGAATATAGCGGCGATCGATGAAGATTACCCCTAATAGCATCGTGAACCGACTTGGTCGTGTAGCCGATATGGCACTGGATCTGAGGTTGATCGATCCGTTCCGTCGCGAACGAAAAGGCAACCGGAGATTCGTCCGGCGATTGCGGTTCGAATGCGTCCCAGTCGATGGTGCGCCCGTCGAGGCGTGGCGGCGTGCCGGTCTTGAGTCGTCCGACGGGAAAACCAAGCCGTTTCAGACATTCGGCAAGTTCGATCGATGCTGGCTCACCGGCACGCCCCGCAGCATACGTCCGGTTGCCGGTGTGTATCATCCCATTTAGAAATGTACCGGTGGCGACCACCACAGACTGTGCCCCGAATCGCCTTGTGTCTTGCAGCTCAACACCTGTAACTTGTTTATCCTCAATAGTTAGACCGACCACAACACCCTGACGCAAATACAATCCCGGCGTTGCTTCGAGGACGCGGCGCATCTCTGTGCGATAGAGGCCTCGGTCGGCTTGTGCTCTGGGCGATTGCACTGCGGGGCCGCGTGAGCGGTTAAGGAGGCGAAATTGAATACCGGTCCGATCGATCACACGCCCCATTATGCCGCCGAGGGCATCTATCTCACGGACGACGTGCCCTTTCGCTATCCCGCCGATCGCCGGATTACAGGACATTTGCCCGATCAGGTCAAGGTTGAGGGTCACAAGCGCCGTTTTGGCCCCCAGACGAGCCGAGGCCGAGGCCGCCTCACATCCGGCGTGCCCCGCACCGATCACTATCACATCAAAACTCTCGTCAAACATAAGAGACCATATCTTTGCACTTCGGCGAAAACTACTATTCTAGAGCAACGAACGTGATTTGCAACAAAAATCGCTAGTTGTTCGATCCGAGAGCCCATTGGTGGACGTCGAATACGGGCATTTACTGTGTCATTTTTCGCGGATGGCCGTGAATTCTTGCGCTCATACGCGGCAAAAACGCGCGGGGCGACGACGGGCGGACGGATGAATCCTTTGTATTTTCGTGATATTTAGCTAATATCTCCGTATCGTTGGTCATTTTTGTTGTATCAGTCCGGCAAACGCTAGTAAAGGTGGGCCACGGCACGTCTCGTGGCATCATTTTTGCAGTTTCAGTTTAACGCTATATGAAACCGGCACTTAAAATACCTCGGGCCCTCGAGCTAGTTGAAGGCCAGCATCTAATTGGATCTTTCATCGGCGACCCTGCTGGGCCGACGCTGATAGTCGTCGGCAGCATTCACGGTAATGAACCGGGTGGAGCCATAGCGCTTTTTAGCATCGCCGAAGACCTCTCGACACTCACCGGCAAGATGCTCGGCCGTGTGTATTTCCTCGCCGGTAACACCAGGGCCTTCAATAGTCGTCAACGATTCATCGATCACGACCTAAATCGTGCCTGGACGAGGCGAAATCTCTCTTCGAGGGGAGCGGAACACGTCGAATCAACATCCGAAGGACAAGAACTTCGTGAACTCGATAGTCTGATCGACAGCATATTGATAACCGCCAAGGATGAGGTCTTTGTTATGGACCTGCATTCGACCTCGGCCACCGGCATTCCCTTCGCTACAGTTGGTGATACTCTACGCAATCGCAAATTTGCACAGCGATTTGGCGTAACCATTCTCTTAGGAATCGAGGAGCAACTCGAAGGCACTATGCTGGAGCATTTTAACAATCTTGGTGCGATCACGATCGGGTTCGAGGGTGGCTCGCACGATTCAGCCGAAACAGTCGAAAACCATCGGGCTCTGGTGTGGCTAGGTTTGGTCAATTCAGGGGTCTTAGACTTGTCTGAGGTTCCGGAGTTTCGCAGGATGGCAAATCGTCTTGCCGCGACCAATAATGGCACCCGCTTCGTCGAGGTGCGTCACCGCGAAGCTATCCGGCCCGAGGACGAATTTGAGATGAATCCGGGATTCAACAATTTCGACATAATTACCAAAGGTATGGTCCTCGCAAAGAATAGATTCGGCGAGATTCGTGCCGTTGAATCCGGAATGATACTGATGCCGCTGTACCAAAAGCTTGGCGAAGACGGCTTTTTTATTGGTCGTACGGTCGCTCCTTTCTGGCTCTGGCTCTCAGCGGTTTTGCGCAAGACGCGGGTCCAGAATATTCTCCGCCACCTGCCGGGTGTAAAGGTGGACCCGGACGACAGCGAAACTTTGCATCTGAATACCGCATTAGCCAGATTTTTTCCGTTGCAGGTTAGCCATCTTCTTGGCTTTCGAAAACGTCGGTTGGAGGATCACCAACTTGTTGTTAGTCGGCGACGGTTCGATCTGCACGGCCCCTTCACAAATAGGAGTTGAATCCGATGGGTGAGCACGACATCAAAACCGGTCACAATGAGGAACAAATGCGGGCATTTACACTGTCCGTTCTCAGCGATCTGCAGGCGTTTGAGTATATGTTCGACAATGGGCATTTCTCGGACGAAGTTTGCCGTATCGGTGCCGAGCAGGAGATGTTTCTCGTCGATTCAGCTATGCGGCCGACCCCTCGGTCGCTCGATGTCATTGCGGATGCCGGCGATCCTCGCCTCACGACAGAGATCGGACTATTTAATCTAGAGGCCAATCTTTCCCCGCGTGAGTTTAAGGGCGACTGCCTGTCCTTGATGGAAAATGAACTGAAAGAACTACTGGGCATAGTTCGCAATGTGATGACCAAGTTTGGCGGAGGCGTGGTAATGGCCGGAATATTGCCCACGATCCAAAAGTCAGATCTGACGGTCAATAATCTGACTCCTCATCCGCGATATCACGAGATCGATCGAATAGTAACCGAACTGCACGGTGAAAATCGGATGATCCACATCAAAGGACTCGATGAACTGCAGTTAACACTCCAGAACACATACATCGAGTTTTGCAATACCAGTTTTCAGATCCATCTCCAGATCGCTCCGGGCGATTTCGTCCGGTACTACAACTGGGCTCAGGCACTATCGGCGCCCGTGCTTGCCGCGGCGGTCAATTCGCCATTGCTGCTAAATCACCGATTGTGGCACGAAACGAGGATTGCGGTTTTCAAGCAATCGACCGATACGCGTTCGCTGACCCATAGACAGCGAAATCAAAAACCTAGAGTAAATTTCGGTGATGACTGGGTCAATAATTCCATTCTCGAAGTGCTGCGTGAAGACGTAGTGCGATACCGCATATTGCTGACCCAGGCCGTCGAAGAAAATTCGCTTGAAGTGCTCGCCGCCGGTGGCGTGCCGGAACTAAAGTCTTGGCGATTGCACAACGGTACGATCTGGCGTTGGAATAGACCCTGCTATGGCATCCTGGACGGCAAGCCCGGACTTCGGATCGAAGCACGTTATCTGCCTGCCGGGCCGACGGTCATCGATCAAATGGCAAACGCAGCATTCTTCCTCGGACTTTTGACGGAAATGCCGGAGGAGTTTGGCGACATTCGTGACTTTATGTCATTTGACGACGCCCGGACCAATTTTTACAACGCTGCGCGTTATGGATTGAAGGGCCAGATCCGCGGCCTCGACGGGCAAAGCAGGCGGATCGGCAGGATCATTCTCGAAGAACTTTTGCCGAGGGCGAGAAAAGGCCTCGCGAGGGCCAATGTCGACGAGGCGGATATTGGCCGATTGCTTGACGTGATCGAGCAAAGGGTCATCACAGAGCGGACCGGAGCACAATGGATGCTGGACTCTTACGAGTCAATGGGCTCGAATTCAAAACCCACGGTAAAACTTAGAACAATAACCGCAACAATGAAATCACATCAGGACAATGACGATATTCCGGTCCATGAATGGGATCTCGCAGAAATCCCCGAGGGTTGCGAGTGGATCGACAGTTATCGAACTGTCGAACAATTTATGTCGGTCGATCTATACACCGTTCGCCCCGAGGATATCGTCGATCTCGCCGCCAGTCTGATGCATTGGCGCCACGTCAGACACGTTCCGGTAGAGGACGATTCCGGAAAGCTGATCGGCCTGGTGTCTCACCGTGATCTGCTCGAATTGATCGCCCAGGGTAAATGCTCGACCGGCCAAACACTGGTTATCTCGGACGTGATGAAAACGGATATTATTTCGGTCACACCCGGAACCTCCTCGATCGATGCCCTTCAGCTAATGCGGGAAAAAAATGTGGGTTGCTTGCCGGTACTTGATGAGGGCCGTTTGGTGGGGTTGATCACCACCTACGACTTTCTTACGGTTTCGGCAAAATTACTCGAAGAGAGACTGAATGATACTTGAAAGTCGAATTGAGGTGACCATGACCGGTGCAGGGAGTGCGAGTATAGTTCCCGGCGCACCCTTTCGAAATTATCCGAACGCGCGAGAATTTTCACATAAAGCGGCGAATTGTCACGTTTCAGATCATTATTTTTTGATAAAAGCCTATAAAATGGGCGTTATTTGTTGCAATCGGTCCGACACCTATATTGGAACGATAGTTGCAAAACAAATTGCCGAAGGTCGTTAACTATCCTTTATCATAAAAACGGCCTTAATTCAGCGGACTTAGCCTGACCTTGGGCTACGATGTAAATATATATGAAGGTCTTTCAAGACTTACGGATTCAACATAAGTGTAAAGATTGCGGTATTCGGGGAGATGGTTTCTTTTGTGACCTGCCCGAAACCGATCTCCGCTTATTTGAATCTATCAAGATAACCAAAGCTTGCCCAAAGGGGACAATGCTGTTTGTTGAGGGCCAACCATCGACCGGAGTTTTCCTTCTCTGTCAGGGTAAGGTCAAAATATCGACCTGCTCACCTGACGGAAAGGTAATAATACTAGGCATTGCCGAACCCGGACAAATGATCGGTTTGAGTTCCGTGATAAATGGCGTAGAGCACGAGACTTCGGCCGAAACACTTGAAATGTGTCAGGTCGATTACATCAAGACCGATGATCTGATGCACTTGATCCAAAACAATCCGCAAGCTTGCCTTAATGCTGCTAAACAACTCAGTCGCGATTACCATACGGCGTACGTACAGATCTGTGCCCTTGGGCTATCAGATTCGGTTACTGATAAATTGGCAAAGCTCTTCCTCAGTTGGAGCGGAAATGGGACAGGCGGTGATGGCCGTGTCCAGCTCAAAAATTTCTTTACGCATGAGGAGATCGCCGAGATGATTGGCGCCTCACGCGAAACCGTTACCAGAGCACTCAGATATTTCAGAGAACGTGAACTCGTGACTCTCAAGGGGTCAGATCTGGTCATCCACGACCGGAGGCGGCTTAAAGAAGTTATCGGCACTCGCGGCGGCTATCGAACTGATATGTGACGTGCGTCACAATCGGATGTGACAATTGTCCTATACCTCTAATACACCGGTGTGACATATTTGCTCTGGGCATCATCGCCAAGGAGCACTTATGTCATCCGACAAAAATTCGGGACATAGCTTTTTTGATTTTCCATTTTCCGGCTCAGAGTTTCTGGGCCGGTTATCACCCTCCGACCGTCAAGCATTTGACTCACTTAGGTGTCGTAAACACTTTTCCAAAGATGACGAGATATTCAGCATCGGACAGATGCCCGAATTCCTCTATGTACTCAACCGCGGACAGGTAGCATTAATGCACCATAGTTCCGTAATCGATGCGACGTTCACATCGCCAAACGGCGCGGAAAAGATATTTGGCGCCGTCGAGGCGTTTTCTGCATACCCCTTCGATTCGACGCTTAAGGCAATGGGTCCGTGTGAATTTGATGTGGTCGATAAGTCCCGCTTCTTCGATTTCCTTTTGCGCCAACCATCAGCGTGTCTGCAAATGACAATCATGATCAGCGAGCGGTATCAGCAATCAGTAGTAATACTTGACTCAAACTAAGCACACTGAACTTGCAGAAAAAAAGTAAAAAAAAAGACCGTATTGTGACCGCGCTCACATCACTGACGATCGTTATACATTAATCTAGTCCCA
This is a stretch of genomic DNA from Chloracidobacterium sp.. It encodes these proteins:
- the mnmG gene encoding tRNA uridine-5-carboxymethylaminomethyl(34) synthesis enzyme MnmG, which codes for MFDESFDVIVIGAGHAGCEAASASARLGAKTALVTLNLDLIGQMSCNPAIGGIAKGHVVREIDALGGIMGRVIDRTGIQFRLLNRSRGPAVQSPRAQADRGLYRTEMRRVLEATPGLYLRQGVVVGLTIEDKQVTGVELQDTRRFGAQSVVVATGTFLNGMIHTGNRTYAAGRAGEPASIELAECLKRLGFPVGRLKTGTPPRLDGRTIDWDAFEPQSPDESPVAFSFATERIDQPQIQCHIGYTTKSVHDAIRGNLHRSPLYSGQIQGIGPRYCPSIEDKVVKFGEKDRHQLFLEPEGYNTNEVYLNGFSTSLPSELQLELLRMIEGFQNVDIIRPGYAIEYDFVDPRELRPTMESTRMDGLFLAGQINGTTGYEEAACQGLLAGINAAFATQARKPFILQRDEAYIGVLADDLIRHGVDEPYRLFTSRAEARLTLRHDNADQRLSPKGRDVGLVADDDWDRFNAKRDRIAALRNLLDSTRFKRSSVEYAGISQLLGADLGDSFTLSHLAMRQGVDPSIILRLLPGGIEGEVRDSELSTALADSLYSGYIQKQNVATERVNHHDALKVPESFRFDLISGLSHEMIERVERARPQNFGQVRKIAGLTPTAISTILVHLTAQKAQNTASV
- a CDS encoding cyclic nucleotide-binding domain-containing protein yields the protein MSSDKNSGHSFFDFPFSGSEFLGRLSPSDRQAFDSLRCRKHFSKDDEIFSIGQMPEFLYVLNRGQVALMHHSSVIDATFTSPNGAEKIFGAVEAFSAYPFDSTLKAMGPCEFDVVDKSRFFDFLLRQPSACLQMTIMISERYQQSVVILDSN
- a CDS encoding Crp/Fnr family transcriptional regulator, whose translation is MLFVEGQPSTGVFLLCQGKVKISTCSPDGKVIILGIAEPGQMIGLSSVINGVEHETSAETLEMCQVDYIKTDDLMHLIQNNPQACLNAAKQLSRDYHTAYVQICALGLSDSVTDKLAKLFLSWSGNGTGGDGRVQLKNFFTHEEIAEMIGASRETVTRALRYFRERELVTLKGSDLVIHDRRRLKEVIGTRGGYRTDM
- a CDS encoding succinylglutamate desuccinylase/aspartoacylase family protein; this encodes MKPALKIPRALELVEGQHLIGSFIGDPAGPTLIVVGSIHGNEPGGAIALFSIAEDLSTLTGKMLGRVYFLAGNTRAFNSRQRFIDHDLNRAWTRRNLSSRGAEHVESTSEGQELRELDSLIDSILITAKDEVFVMDLHSTSATGIPFATVGDTLRNRKFAQRFGVTILLGIEEQLEGTMLEHFNNLGAITIGFEGGSHDSAETVENHRALVWLGLVNSGVLDLSEVPEFRRMANRLAATNNGTRFVEVRHREAIRPEDEFEMNPGFNNFDIITKGMVLAKNRFGEIRAVESGMILMPLYQKLGEDGFFIGRTVAPFWLWLSAVLRKTRVQNILRHLPGVKVDPDDSETLHLNTALARFFPLQVSHLLGFRKRRLEDHQLVVSRRRFDLHGPFTNRS
- a CDS encoding CBS domain-containing protein, coding for MGEHDIKTGHNEEQMRAFTLSVLSDLQAFEYMFDNGHFSDEVCRIGAEQEMFLVDSAMRPTPRSLDVIADAGDPRLTTEIGLFNLEANLSPREFKGDCLSLMENELKELLGIVRNVMTKFGGGVVMAGILPTIQKSDLTVNNLTPHPRYHEIDRIVTELHGENRMIHIKGLDELQLTLQNTYIEFCNTSFQIHLQIAPGDFVRYYNWAQALSAPVLAAAVNSPLLLNHRLWHETRIAVFKQSTDTRSLTHRQRNQKPRVNFGDDWVNNSILEVLREDVVRYRILLTQAVEENSLEVLAAGGVPELKSWRLHNGTIWRWNRPCYGILDGKPGLRIEARYLPAGPTVIDQMANAAFFLGLLTEMPEEFGDIRDFMSFDDARTNFYNAARYGLKGQIRGLDGQSRRIGRIILEELLPRARKGLARANVDEADIGRLLDVIEQRVITERTGAQWMLDSYESMGSNSKPTVKLRTITATMKSHQDNDDIPVHEWDLAEIPEGCEWIDSYRTVEQFMSVDLYTVRPEDIVDLAASLMHWRHVRHVPVEDDSGKLIGLVSHRDLLELIAQGKCSTGQTLVISDVMKTDIISVTPGTSSIDALQLMREKNVGCLPVLDEGRLVGLITTYDFLTVSAKLLEERLNDT